One window of Misgurnus anguillicaudatus chromosome 13, ASM2758022v2, whole genome shotgun sequence genomic DNA carries:
- the LOC129430426 gene encoding stress-associated endoplasmic reticulum protein 1 — MSAVQRMKVANEKHSKTITQRGHVQKNTRVVNEDKNPVGPWLLALFVFVVCGSAIFQIIQSIRQGM, encoded by the exons ATGTCGGCGGTTCAGCGGATGAAAGTCGCGAACGAGAAACACAGCAAGACGATCACGCAGAGAGGACACGTGCAAAAAAACACG CGGGTGGTAAATGAAGACAAGAATCCCGTGGGTCCGTGGCTTCTGGCGCTCTTTGTGTTCGTGGTCTGTGGTTCAG CGATCTTTCAGATTATCCAGAGTATCAGACAGGGCATGTAA